CATTTAGCGGctcagaaaatgtaattttattttcaaaataaattttggtgCTGTTCCCAAAACCTAATAATTTGGTggctttaatgttttaaatattcaaTTGAGTTACCAATCCAACCTAATGAGGTCTACGGCTGATCTGCACTGTGACAAACACAGGATAACAGCAGCTTACTACTTCCTTTTTTCTGTATGCTTTTAGACAGGAAGAAACACAAACTACCCAAACAAATGACCCAAGTAACTAATAAACTCCTTGAAAGAAATACAGAATGAAGCAGGAATTTGACTTGTTGGACTAAATATGCTTTCAAGCTGTTATAAATATAGTGACCAAATTTATGAGTGTTAAAAAAGCTGAAAGTAGTCGTAGATTTCAGCACTTTCCAGAagttaaatccccagaaaaaaagagacaatatAACAGAATTTTCCATCTGTAGCTTAACTTCTGATCATAATTTACCCACAACTGAAATGCAATACATTAAAAGAAACGATACTTTGAAGTGGATGAATGCAAAGCTATTCCACGAAGACTTCCTCAGTTTTGATGGGCGTTATCAACGGCCCACCACTGGATGAATCCGAGCCTTCGTCTTTGGCCAGGCTGTCACTGTTCAGCCCACTGATGGCCATTTCTCCAGCCGCTCCAACTGAGAGCGCACCCTGGTTGAAGCACAGGTGCTTGATCACCTCATTGGGGCTGGAGAAGGTCATTTCACACACATTGCATTTGTACGGTCTCCCAGAAGAGCCGAGAAACAGCGCCTCCATTTGGCTGGAGTCGTCCGCGGCGCACAGCTCCATGCTCTGTCGGTCTACCATGGTGTACGCTGGCTCTGAGCCCAGATTCATGCAAACGTGCCGGGCCGCTTGATTGGCCCGACAGAAGCTCTTGCCGCAAGCGCTGCAGCGGTACGGCTTTCCCGTATGGATGTACATGTGCTCTCTCCAGTGGCTCTTCTGGATGAACTTGCGGCCACAAGTGGAGCACTCATATTTCCTCCGCTTCACTTCCCGCTCCATGTCAGCTGCACCCTCTAGGTTGTCGATATCAGCGATATCGGATGGAGGTGGAGTGTCAGCCTGGGGCTGCGCCATGCACAGGCTGACTGCAGTTGTCGTTGGGACAGGCATAGCTGTTTCAGGATGAGGTGAGTCTCTTGAGTACACATGTTGCTCACTGTCACTGGCACCGTCCACGATGATGGGAGTGGCTGCAGCGGCTTCGCTTCCTCTGAGAACTTCCTCCACCTCTGGTGTGGCGGCACCTCCAGTCAGCATGGGGGAAGCCGCACCACTGGACTCCAACACCAGGGGGAGCATAGCCTGAGTGTGTTGAAGCAGGTGCTCTCGTAAGGCTCCTCGCTGGGTGAAGCGACCCCCACATACATGGCACGTATAATGCTTCCTCAGAGAGGAACTTCTTCTCATGATGCTGGGCTTCACATGCCGAATGGTGTTGGTGCTCAAGGAGCAAGATGGGGCCTCACTTGCAGATGTTTCCATCTCGCCGCCTTCCCTCACAAACTGACTGATGCTCGCGGACGCTTCCATCTCCGCTTCTGACAGAGCTTGCCTGTGCTTGGACACAGGCTGAGTCAGTGAGGTAGCTTTGTTTGTGGTAATGCACTTGACATCGAGCAAACCGCCACCTTCCGAGTCGAACGACGAAGAGAGATGTGTTCTCGCTGAGGGGCGGTTCGTGAGTGTGGCCTGTTGGTCTGATATCTGAATGCCATAAAGAGAGGACGACAGGGGAAGGCTGACCTCGGGGTGCGCATGAGTCGCATGGCTAGCCAGACTTGCCTCCTGAATGAGAGGGTACGCATGGAGGAACTTGA
The sequence above is a segment of the Carassius gibelio isolate Cgi1373 ecotype wild population from Czech Republic chromosome A20, carGib1.2-hapl.c, whole genome shotgun sequence genome. Coding sequences within it:
- the LOC127938712 gene encoding zinc finger and BTB domain-containing protein 2-like, with protein sequence MELANHGLILLQQLNAQREFGFLCDCTVAIGDVFFKAHKAVLAAFSNYFRMLFIHQDSDCVRLKPADIQPDIFSYLLNLMYTGKLATQLIDPARLEQGVKFLHAYPLIQEASLASHATHAHPEVSLPLSSSLYGIQISDQQATLTNRPSARTHLSSSFDSEGGGLLDVKCITTNKATSLTQPVSKHRQALSEAEMEASASISQFVREGGEMETSASEAPSCSLSTNTIRHVKPSIMRRSSSLRKHYTCHVCGGRFTQRGALREHLLQHTQAMLPLVLESSGAASPMLTGGAATPEVEEVLRGSEAAAATPIIVDGASDSEQHVYSRDSPHPETAMPVPTTTAVSLCMAQPQADTPPPSDIADIDNLEGAADMEREVKRRKYECSTCGRKFIQKSHWREHMYIHTGKPYRCSACGKSFCRANQAARHVCMNLGSEPAYTMVDRQSMELCAADDSSQMEALFLGSSGRPYKCNVCEMTFSSPNEVIKHLCFNQGALSVGAAGEMAISGLNSDSLAKDEGSDSSSGGPLITPIKTEEVFVE